The DNA sequence TATGAGCTGGAGACTGATGAGGATGTGGTGACTGCTAAAGAGAATCTTTTCTTAACTCTTGATAATGGGCTGAGTCTTTATGGTTTTGTTGTAGCAGGCAAGTTGGATCTAAATGAACATATGGATAATTCACCGTATGATTTTTATGAAGGCTACTCCATCTGCAAACTGCCGGTTATTTATACTGTTGCATTAACAAACCCAGAAGCTGCAGCTTTTGCACCATGTACATTGGCAATATATAAGAAAAAAGATGAAGATAAAATTGTTTTAGAGTTCCCTTCTGTGTATAACTGGATAAGCAGTGCGCTCATCAGCAATAACGAGGGCGTAGATGTGCTTCTTAAGGCGCAAGAGCAGTTTGAAGCCATACTTGAAGAGACGGTGGAGTAGCTTTTTTTTAAGAAAAAAAATAATATCATAGCACGAAATAAGAAGAAGGGGTGGGAAATGACAGTTGGAAAAAAAATAACGATTCTTATCGTCGCGCTATCTTTGATTCTTCTTTTGGGCGGTTTTTTTGTTTTAAACTACTTTAAATCGCAGATTGTGGATGAAACTTATGTAACAATACAAAAGAGCCTTGCTTCAAAGATAGAAGATAGAATGGGGGCAAAGTTTGATGTTGGCGTTACAAATGCACTTGCTATCGCAAATGACTTAAATGTGGCAGATGCACTTATAAAAAACGACAGGCAAAGTGCGATTGTCTCGGTAAATGCCATTGCTCAGAAATATAAAAATGAGACTAATTTTAAAAATATCAAAATTCACATTCATGATAGAGATATAAAATCATTTCTTCGTGCCTGGAAACCAGAGAAATATGGAGATGATCTTAAGAGTTTTCGTCATACTATCAGTAAAGTAAAAGCGGATAAAAAGGCGCTCTATGCGATAGAAGTAGGGCAAGCTGGGCTTACCATCAGAGGCGTTGCGCCTGTACTAAAAGATGGCGAATACGTGGGTTCACTGGAGTTTATGCAGGGATTTGAATCAGTTGTAAAACAGTTTCACAAAGAGAGTCAAAATCTTTTGGTGTTGATGGATAAAAAACTGGTGCATCTTGCAAAATTGGCAAATACGAGTAAGAGTGTTGCTGATTATATTTTAAGCCAAAAAACCGTAGATGAACAATTCTTTGAAGGCGCAAAAAAGATAGATATGCAAGCGTTTTTAAGAAAAGGGTATGCGTTAGATGAGAACTATTTTTATACATTTAACAAAATAGAGGATTTCCAAGGCAATTCGATAGGACTCTACCTTTTGGGTGCCAACAGAAGCAATGTGGATGCAACCATTAATCAAGCAAGCAGTATGATCAATACCGCGCTGGCTCTTATAGTCCTTTTGATAGTCGTTCTTAATGTCGCTATTTTAACGGCAATTAAAAAAGTGATCCTCTCTCCTCTTGAGCAGTTTGAAAAGGGACTTTTAGAATTTTTCAAATATCTCAACAAAGAGAGTTCTCATGCGAAACCTATTGATATCACAGGTGACGATGAGATTGCAAAAATGGCAAAAGTTGTCGATGAAAATATTCTTAAAACCCAGCAGAATATTGAGAGTGATAAGATAATGATCAATGGAGTTAAGCGAGTTGTCGTCGCCATAGACAAAGGGGAGCTGAACCAAAATGTTGCGTGCAATACAAATAATGAAGCGCTTGAAGAGCTAAAGGCAAACATAAACAGAATGCTTCTCTCACTTCAGCAAAATATTTGTAGAGATTTAAATGAGCTTGTTGCTACTATGAGCATGTATGAGAAATCCGATTTTACCGCAAGATTACTAGGTGATAGTGGAAAAGTGGCACAAGCGCTCAATAGCGTTGGCGATACCATTACGCATATGCTGCGTGAATCAAGCGCAAATGCAAACGAACTCTCTGAGAAGTCATTGGTGCTTAAAGATAAAATGCAGTTTTTAAACAGTGAATCTGAAAAACAGGCAAAAAGACTTCAAGAGTTAACAAATGTGATGGAGACAACAAACGGTGCCATTATTGTGGTCTCAGAGAAGACAAAGCAGGTTGCAGCGCAATCTTCTGATATTAAGCACGTTGTAAGCGTCATATCCGATATCGCAGATCAGACTAATCTCCTTGCTCTTAATGCTGCCATAGAAGCGGCGCGCGCAGGTGAGCATGGAAGAGGTTTTGCCGTTGTTGCCGACGAGGTGAGAAAACTTGCTGAAAACACTCAAAAAAGTCTTCATGAGATCAATGTCAGCATAGAGACGCTCTCTCAATCAGTTCTTGAGATTGGTGAAGATATGCAAGCAAGAGTGAGTGATATTAATGATGCAACTGATGCAATTGTCGAGATAGATAAGACCACCTCAAGCAATGCGCGTTATGTAAATGAGATAGAGGCGATTGCTATAGAACTTGATGAGATGTCGCAAAAAACACTCAAAGAGGTCAACTCTAAAAAGTTTTAAGTCTTTAGTCAAAAAGCGTTTTTTCAAGCGCTTTTAGTCTGTAGCTTCTTCTGTGAATCTCGCAGTAGCCATATTT is a window from the Sulfurimonas crateris genome containing:
- a CDS encoding methyl-accepting chemotaxis protein codes for the protein MTVGKKITILIVALSLILLLGGFFVLNYFKSQIVDETYVTIQKSLASKIEDRMGAKFDVGVTNALAIANDLNVADALIKNDRQSAIVSVNAIAQKYKNETNFKNIKIHIHDRDIKSFLRAWKPEKYGDDLKSFRHTISKVKADKKALYAIEVGQAGLTIRGVAPVLKDGEYVGSLEFMQGFESVVKQFHKESQNLLVLMDKKLVHLAKLANTSKSVADYILSQKTVDEQFFEGAKKIDMQAFLRKGYALDENYFYTFNKIEDFQGNSIGLYLLGANRSNVDATINQASSMINTALALIVLLIVVLNVAILTAIKKVILSPLEQFEKGLLEFFKYLNKESSHAKPIDITGDDEIAKMAKVVDENILKTQQNIESDKIMINGVKRVVVAIDKGELNQNVACNTNNEALEELKANINRMLLSLQQNICRDLNELVATMSMYEKSDFTARLLGDSGKVAQALNSVGDTITHMLRESSANANELSEKSLVLKDKMQFLNSESEKQAKRLQELTNVMETTNGAIIVVSEKTKQVAAQSSDIKHVVSVISDIADQTNLLALNAAIEAARAGEHGRGFAVVADEVRKLAENTQKSLHEINVSIETLSQSVLEIGEDMQARVSDINDATDAIVEIDKTTSSNARYVNEIEAIAIELDEMSQKTLKEVNSKKF